A genomic window from Triticum urartu cultivar G1812 chromosome 7, Tu2.1, whole genome shotgun sequence includes:
- the LOC125525888 gene encoding G-type lectin S-receptor-like serine/threonine-protein kinase At2g19130, producing MDIHEDEDSLFLPKNSHFYVRLYSDGTVTVAKLWGCGTVLWSAQDSRHENSECKQQILDSKQEKSYSKIKIVVLITVMGMLTVMLVCLVLLWRSINKLSKELPLSSTSSLKIFSNMQLKKATKIFSEKLGEGGFGCVYKGTLVGFSLVALKRLKCIGHGEKQFRAEVQTIGIIRHINLVRLFGFCAEGQKRLLVYEYMENGSLSSHLFSKCLAILTWDLRYRIALGTARGLAYLHEECKECIIHCDMKPDNVLLDAEFCPKIADFGMAKLLGQDFCGALTTMQGTIGYLAPEWISGLPITHKTDVYSYGMMLLEIISGRRNSEKIKEGQLTYFPIFAAIKVNEGDAMCLVDSRLEGQADGEQLSRACRIACWCIQDAEDDRPMMGQVVHMLENVMDVETPPIPRSLENYVGMEDCSYSAEPDNLF from the coding sequence ATGGATATTCATGAAGATGAAGACTCTTTATTTTTGCCCAAGAATTCGCATTTTTATGTACGGTTGTATTCTGATGGTACGGTTACTGTTGCGAAACTATGGGGTTGTGGGACTGTGTTGTGGTCTGCTCAAGATTCCAGGCATGAAAATTCAGAATGCAAGCAACAAATATTGGATTCCAAGCAAGAAAAGTCATATTCAAAGATTAAAATCGTTGTTCTAATTACAGTGATGGGAATGTTAACCGTTATGCTTGTTTGCCTTGTTCTTCTATGGAGAAGCATAAATAAGCTATCCAAGGAACTACCGTTGAGTTCCACTAGCAGCCTCAAGATCTTTTCAAACATGCAACTAAAGAAGGCAACGAAAATTTTCTCCGAAAAACTTGGAGAAGGAGGTTTTGGTTGTGTTTACAAGGGGACATTGGTAGGTTTCTCTCTAGTGGCACTCAAAAGGCTGAAATGCATCGGACATGGGGAAAAGCAATTCCGAGCAGAAGTACAGACAATTGGCATAATTCGCCACATCAATCTTGTCCGATTATTTGGTTTTTGTGCTGAAGGGCAGAAAAGGCTGCTGGTATATGAGTACATGGAGAATGGTTCTTTGAGTTCTCATTTGTTTTCAAAGTGTTTGGCCATATTGACCTGGGATCTCCGGTACCGTATAGCACTTGGAACTGCAAGAGGTTTGGCTTATCTCCACGAGGAATGCAAAGAATGCATTATACACTGTGACATGAAGCCAGACAATGTACTTCTTGATGCAGAGTTCTGCCCCAAGATTGCAGACTTCGGGATGGCGAAGCTTCTTGGTCAAGATTTCTGCGGGGCTTTGACAACAATGCAAGGGACCATTGGATATCTTGCACCGGAGTGGATATCGGGGTTACCGATCACACATAAGACTGATGTTTACAGCTATGGCATGATGCTTCTTGAAATCATATCGGGTCGAAGGAACTCAGAGAAAATTAAGGAAGGACAGTTAACATACTTTCCCATTTTTGCGGCAATCAAGGTGAATGAAGGAGATGCTATGTGTCTGGTGGACAGTAGATTGGAAGGCCAGGCAGATGGAGAGCAGCTAAGCAGAGCTTGCAGAATTGCATGCTGGTGCATTCAAGATGCCGAGGATGACAGGCCTATGATGGGACAAGTTGTTCACATGCTAGAGAATGTCATGGATGTCGAAACCCCACCTATTCCAAGGTCACTTGAAAACTATGTTGGCATGGAGGATTGCTCATACTCTGCGGAACCAGATAACTTGTTCTAA